From a single Lolium rigidum isolate FL_2022 chromosome 7, APGP_CSIRO_Lrig_0.1, whole genome shotgun sequence genomic region:
- the LOC124669635 gene encoding CASP-like protein 4B1: MALQIASPDAHYVPKSPPPPPPSPPPDPAPAPAAAKKQKQSTYSQGGAGHAVTLTTVSAPSARERGHHDDGGGQVLDGIILVMRAGAALSAFVAMSLVASCRHGDWMDFLRYQEYRYLLGVSVVAFMYSAVQALRKFRRMRRGAAHASFLDVAGDQAVAYLLVTASAAALPITIRMRSAVVNVFTDAIAASIVLGFLAFAALAFSAMLSGCKRQAHY, from the exons ATGGCTTTGCAGATCGCGTCCCCCGACGCCCACTACGTCCCCAagtccccaccgccgccgcctccgtccccGCCCCCCGACCCGgcaccggcgccggcggccgccaagaagcagaagcagtcgacATACTCGCAGGGCGGCGCCGGGCACGCCGTGACGTTGACGACGGTCTCGGCGCCTAGCGCCAGGGAGAGAGGCCAccacgacgatggcggcggccaGGTGCTCGACGGGATCATCCTCGTGATGCGCGCCGGCGCCGCGCTCTCGGCCTTCGTGGCCATGTCGCTCGTCGCGTCATGCCGCCACGGGGACTGGATGGACTTCCTCCGCTACCAAGAGTACAG GTATCTTCTCGGGGTCTCTGTCGTGGCGTTCATGTACTCGGCGGTGCAGGCGCTGCGGAAGTTTCGCCGGATGCGCCGCGGCGCCGCCCATGCCAGCTTTCTTGACGTCGCCGGCGATCAG GCGGTGGCGTATCTGCTGGTCACGGCGTCGGCGGCTGCTCTCCCGATCACGATCCGCATGAGGTCGGCGGTGGTCAACGTCTTCACggacgccatcgcggcgtccatcGTCCTGGGCTTCCTCGCCTTCGCCGCGCTCGCCTTCTCGGCCATGCTCTCAGGGTGCAAGCGACAAGCACACTACTAG